The DNA sequence CGAGACTTTTGAAACACAATTCTTGCTCCTTTatttgtttaaacacacacaccacagagaaacacaaatgAATCTGTatcaaaatctttaaaaaaatggtatttacacatttcagtcatgttttattcaccttctttgtataaaacacacaaaacacagtccaaaCACCTTTCAAACGTTGTTATGCCAcactttctttaaataaaacataaaacctATGGCCTTTACTTATTTTAATCTTttagctctggctctgttctgtagcgttgctgcttgtaaactgcctccacttttcaaacacaaggaatatactttaattttactccgtctctgttcatggagatttttaaaaGGGCAATGGGGATTTATTGGGTTCTGTAAAAtttaacattaactctgttcacttggtcatttaaTGGCTTCAAGACACGGTAGACCTGGCCACacagtggactgtaaaatgattggacagagggtgggaTGACAGGTAAGACCTCGGAAGATGGGATCATAGGAGCTCCGCTCCAGACTGGGCACTTTTTAAGGAGAATATATTGCTTTAGCAaagctgtgagaggcagcagtgttttagctttgattgtttccttaatctatgatcacacaccctggacgaagtacagtaaatatcctacagattgctcctttaagttgACCTTCATTCTAttgcttattatttttttacctttgtaaacatttcacatgtttgtaaatacaaaatataaacacactgaTCAGAAAACAACTTAGAGAATTAGCAAATATTAAGAAGTCATTTCAATAGCTCTAGACACATTAAACACATGGTAGTACCAATATGACTAATGTTAACATCCAGCAGTCAAGCATTTTCACTGTATATCATGGGTGTTATGGTTCCTCAGTGCCTACAGGACAAAAAACTCAATGTCTGCACGATAAAAAACAGTTTGTCTTCACAGTGCTGTTGATGAAGGTATCTTTACTGACGTTCAGTTTGAATCATATCAGTCATGTGTAGCCTTGTCTGAGTCATTCTAACATTCAGTTTTTTCtcaacacagtccaaaaacacatggtggtaggtggactggctgttcAAACGTGTCCatatgtgtaggtgtgtgtgtatgggtgtgtagTGCCTAGTCCAGGTTCACTATCCTGTCCAGGGTGTacttctgccttgtgcccaatgaagCCGGTTGGGCTCTGGACACAGCACAACTTACTTACGACAAACTGaattcatgcttttttttataatataaatattatattaatattacataGCCATTATTCTCAAAGTCAATGTCGGCTTTATTGTCAAATCTTCACATGTACCAGGGCACACAATGGATCGAAATCTCCTTTATCACTATCCCTTGATGTTGCCAAGATAAGACATTTCTAACCCTaaagtaacaaataaaacagacctatcttaacactaacactaacactgatAATAAAGTGACAATGATTAACTAAAGTAACAGTAAAGTGCACAAgcacaacaaataaacagacatatctaacactaacactaatacTAAAGTGACAATAAATAAAGTGAAGTGCGCAGCGGTGAGGATTAAATGAAGTAAACAATAAAGACTAAATAAACAGTATGGAGTAAGAGAAGTGTACTCACAGCGTAAATCTAAATGTCATAGGTAGCAGCAAGTTGAAATAGTGCAAGACATTCAGTAATACTAGCAGCAGAAGATTTCTATTGACAGTGTGCATGTGGCATAGTAGTGCAAGGAGTCTTGAGTTCACAAAAGGATGCTGAGTTTAAAATGACATGTCACTGccaatatcattcattcattcattcattatctgtaaatgattttccagttcagggtcgcggtgggtccaaagcctacctggaatcattgggcgcacaccctggagggggcgccagtccttcacagggcaacacacacactcacacattcactctcacacacacgcacacagggaaaacacacaacactcctcacagacagtcacccggaggaaacccacgcagacacagggagaacacacctcactcctcacagacagtcacccggaggaaacccacgcagacacagggagaacacaccacactcctcagacagtcacccggaggaaacccacgcagacacagagagaacacaccacactcctcacagacagtcacccggaggaaacccacgcagacacagggagaacacaccacaatcctcacagacagtcacccggaggaaacccacgcagacacagagagaacacaccacactcctcacagacagtcacccggaggaaacccacgcagacacagggagaacacaccacactcctcacagacagtcacccggaggaaacccacgcagacacagggagaacacaccacactcctcacagacagtcacccggaggaaacccacgtggaacCCATCCAGCGCCCTACATTTGACGGCACCTGTGTTCGAAACGTAGGGACGTGTCCTAGTGATGTTTCCTTTGCAAACAAAGtttttacaatttaaatacaagaacacaaactgaaatgttGTATTTACATTATCTAGCTAATCTGAGAAATCTTGCTTTGTTGCATGCCCCACTTCTTGCCCATGATACATCTCACACTATTAAAAAACACTATTATTCTTCTTTCTTCTTACTTACAGTACTctcacttctttttttttctgtgtatatTACGTAAAGGGTCTGGTCTTCATGCATTACTTTAGTAAGTAACAGCGCCATCTCGCGTCAGAAATAGTAAACACACTGCTGTTACAAAACATTCCGCCGCCGACGTCACGCCCCTCACGTGTGAGCGAGACCCTGCTGGGTGTTTATGCAGAGTTCAAGTTCAACGGCTGCTCAAAACGCTGCAAACGGGTTTAAAAACGCGTTTCTACGTCGCTATCGACCCCCGTCTTAAGGTAAGACATAATAGTCAGATTCACGGGTCTTTCATTTTAACTCGCACATGgttaggttgtgtgtgtgtgtgtgtgtgtgtgtgtgtaaaagagcgGGAGAAACTATAGCTATGTTTCATGCCTAACGTTGACAGTGAGAGAAAAGTGCTGATAATCGACAGGTTTCAGAAAGAAAGTTGGTGTAAAATGGCGAGAGGAAAGGCAACGGAGGAGAAGAAAACTACCCGCGCTGCAAGAAAACGCCAGCAGGAGGAGAGTCCTGAAACTCTGTCCAAGAAACTCAAAGCAAAGAAAGATGAGGGTTCGTCACCAGAAGCAGGTGTGTGATTTAATATTAGTTCAGAGCAGACACTGTTGTTGTCCTAATTCTCTCTAACGGGCGCTGATTTGACTGTAGACACTTTTGACTGTCACCAGGGGGCAGTATCGGGCTGGTGATGGTGACTGAATTAacttggagtgtgtgtgtgtgtgtgtgtgtggtgcttgCAGAAACCTACATTCAGGCAAGTGTAAAGTGGACAGGAGGACTGAAGAAATGCAGCCAAATAAGCATACCTCAGTTTATCTACCAGAGCTCCTTAGGACAGAGCATCCGCTCTCACATAcgacaggtaaacacacacacacacacacaattggccCACCAAGATATATCCTCCTAACCTTACAAATGTGGTATTGAGGAAACAAGCATTCTGGACAAACTACCCACATGTTCATGCTCTGCAGTCTGCATGTATACTCCACtcatttgagtgtgtgtgtagttttgtgAAAGCTAGGAAGCCAGATGCACGTTAGTCACAGAGAGTTCCACCAATACATACCGCAGCTCACATTGATAAACAATAATTAGAAAATGACACATTGCACTCCTCTCTCTTCAGCTCACTGTCTCatggactcctccagctgtagtccgGCAGTGTGCGTTCATATGTTTTCGATGTTTTCTCTCATTCCTTCAGTGCCTTCAAGAGCCTTTCATTCGCTCACTGGACTCCTACAGATTGCACCGAACCGCCAGTCCTTTTGACCGCAGAATCACGTGCCTGGAGTGGCACCCCACCCATCCCAGCACTCTGGCAGTGGGCTCCAAGGGAGGAGACATCATCCTGTGGGACTACGATGCACTGAACAAGTCAACATTCATACAAGGGGTGAGAGAGGTTTCTGGGCACTTACAGCTGCAGGTGATTGTGGAGGATAGGGGGATGCATTTGTAAAACCTCAGCTGCCTGGTGTTGTGCCAATGAGTTCATGCCTTTACTTTTGCTGTAAACGTCACACCATGATTTTGACCGACTAAGGGACATTTCAGAGTTTACGTTTAATGTCCTGGAGTGGCCACAGAGTAGGAAAGGTTACAAGGAATAAACTAAATAGAAGTTTCAGTGTCcttgtgaatgtgtttgagtCTAAGAGCTGAAACATATGCCATGCAGACGCTCTGAGCTGCTCAGCCTGAGTTTCATTTGTAGTTGCTTTCAAAAATGTGTCAGGCCCCATTTCCTGATGCAACGCAAGCGCGAGCTGCGTTCTGCGCTTACTGCATTCGAGATTCATGTCGTCTATAGTCAACTGTCGTGGCAGACAGTCTCTCTGGATTCACTGGTAGAATTGGTTCCTCATTGGCCACCCACCTCAGTTCTACTGGGTCTTTTCTTTTTATCTCCTATGCAACAGTAGactgaccagatctgagatggtgaaaaagagaacACGTCTGACTACtgactgacgtgcagactgaccaattaaatgtttacagagaagtttatcgaccaataacggtagctctacagtcagaccgtccaatcagaagattttaggcgacttcaccacgcccccttctcactcaagcgaaccaatcggagtaggggagggcgggactagtttgtgaacgaaacttctcgaagttctatgaaagctctagaaaaacaaaatccaggacgtttgtgaaattccacccggacatttttttaaagtctaaaaaagaggagatgtccgggtaaaagaggacgtctggtcaccctatgtaaCAGGTAAACTCCCCTCCTCTACTGTAGACATGTTCAACCCTTTCAGTAACAGAAGCGCACACATTGAGTTGGTACAACAGGACTTGGCATTCACGTTTGCGTCTTTGCATGAAGTATGTTTCAGCCCTAATGCTCAATTCCAGACCAGAACTTCTGTTTATCATGCACAACAATGAGCCAAAACAATAAAACCTCATCCCTGGTTGTACACTCGCTGTGCATTCTCTAAGCTCTACCGAACATACAGGAACATGTTGTAGTTCTAaatctgcatactttgttagcttcATTTGGCAGgagtcctgatcattgaagaacagggagaaGATAAAGTTCGCAGAACAACAGCTGGGCTGTAGAAGTACAGAATGCAtctgtatggacagtggagcttgTTTTTATCGCTACTGTGGTTTCCCAGTGTTTGTAATGTAACATGTCCGCATACAAGAGATGTAACTTGATTAGAAACAAGTAGGTCATGTTGTGGTTGTGGCTGATCAGGGTATATCTCATGCGCACCAACACTGGGGAACCCCCatagagatttaaaaaaaagataaccCTGATTGCTTGCATTTCCCACTGATGTGTCTGTCTTTCTTATGCATTAGCAGAAGGAAGAGAGAACATCACTGATAGccctttatttgtttgttattttcacTGTTTCTAAGTTATTCCACCAACCTTCTTACTACGTCATCATCAAAAGAAGGGAGTACCTTCACAGCTAAAACAGTCAAGCTGTGGAGGCATTGCGGTATGAAACATAGTCTTATGATTAAACGTGTTTACAACACGGTGTGATGCTTGAAACGTTAATGCTGGTTTGGAGTGTCCCTTTTTAAAGAGTCAAACATGTAAACTGCTTCTTTTTCTGTCTAGATGGGTGCAGGAGACTCAGTAACATGCATGAAGTTTAACCCATTCAATACCAATCAGTTGTTCACCTCATCAGTCGGGGGAACCACCGCCCTTCGGGATTTCAGTGGCTCAGTTATCCAACTCTTTGCCCATACATCCTCATGGGAGTAAGCAAAGTTCATCATTAGCAACTACAGATGCGCACATGCAAAGCACACAGCACGGCAGTGTAACCAGCGCTGTGTTAATAAAAGTAGTTACACTAAGTAAAACGTTTCATTACTTCATTcatgataataatgataataagttACATTTACACAGCACCTGTTATACTCAAGGGTGATTTACAGTTcaaatcaaaacaacaacaacaaaaatactactaataataataataagtaaataagcTGTGTATATTATGCACCTGGCTGACATGACCATGGTTCTTCTCTATAGATCCATAAGCAGATCAGTTTCACAGCAGgaatttaaaggctaagcaccacttaatggacctccatgaatatttcacattattgtagttactgacagatataaatatgaattaaaatgaaaatagcagcttaatttgctttaaaactgacaattttattaaactgacggaaaaacccgagctcgctacggaaattctcgaacgcaaccgtgacgtcactggtggacaacagctgaacaacgccgcggtaaaacaccgttatgactgactgttatgacagtatctagctaaataaccaacattattcatgacaatagcctagcgataagctaaactcaaatgtagagttaccgttattcttgtaaatgtgaccgaagtcgaactcgaattcctccgacactataaacctccgtaatgcagctacgtagccgagtataatctgagacaccgagtttagcgagtcaagctaacgttaactaacaccaactaaaacaggcgaagtgagtgtcctcaccctgtttacctccatgttacagaggctcttgaacacctttcgttggtgtccttacatgcccatattgttggaaaagcgccagtgaaatgagctacagataacggagtgagcggatggtcctttccaaagtgtccgtttaaagttgacaaatttagtccattttctggattttgggatctttgggccatttgttcacagatgtcccactgtacattgaatgattgcagccaaaaacaacacaccttttcatcattttgcattaaattaagtgcagcttctagagttgttgtccaccatctacgtcacaggcaagtctccaacggtcttttaaaccttattccttgaattagtaagaaataacatgttttctgactatcaataaacacaagttaggaactccactgtatttatttgtttgacactttcatagagctggtgcttagcatTTAAGTAACATTGTGTTGAATACCCCACTGGACAGTATTCACTAAAGTTTTCTGAGCGGTTGGCTTCTTTAATAAACTGGAATTAAAGTTTGTGGTACTCCCAGATTGACAAGAGACATATAGGGTTTTCTGATTGGTATGGAGTTGGTTGACTGCTGTCTGGTTGGTAGAAAAGTTCATGCATGATTGTTAATAGAGtcatacactgctcaaaaaaataaagggaacactaaaataacacatcccagatctcaatgaatgaaatattccagcTGAATATATTTGTTCATTACATAGTGGATTGCATTGAGAACCAAATAACATAATAaagtataatataataattacagctgcactacctgagcaacttctgtgggttgtagacaAAGCCTCATGCGACCTCTAGGGGTGAGAGCACTGACAGAATGCAGatgtgaccaaaacatcagtcAGAAAGGATGAGAGCAGAGAActggtctgtggtcaccacctgcagaagcactcctttataggggttgtcttgctaattgtctctcatttctacctgttgtctgtgccatttacacaacagcatgtgaaattgattcacaatcagtgttgCCTCCTAACTGGACCAGTTGATTTCACAGATGTGATTGACTTGGAGTTACATCatgttgtttattcattcattcattatctgtaaccgcatatccaattcagggtcgcggagggtccagagcctacctggaatcattgggcgcaaggcgggaatacaccctggagggggtgccagtccttcacagggcaacacacacacacattcactcacacctacggacacttttgagtcgccaatccacctaccaacgtgtgtttttggactgtgggaggaaaccggagcacccggaggaaacccacgcagacacagggagaacacaccacactcctcacagacagtcacccggaggaaacccacgcggacacggggagaacacaccaactcctcacagacagtcacctggaccgggaatcgaacccacaacctccaggtccctgaagctgtgtgactgcgacactacctgctgcaccaccctgccgcCCATCGTGTTGtttagtgttccctttatttttttgagcagtgtattttACTAGTTGGCCCGTTTGTGTCGGTCCTAGATGTGTGCATATCCTTTAAAATGTCATGTACATACCGTGTTTGTCATGGCTCTTAAAGCTTGTTAGTGAAATAAAGTCTAGAATGAAATGCTTGGAACTTCAGAGCAGGTTCTgtcagtgtgttttgtgtttgtggttaTAGAAGGGAGCTGGTGACTTTATCGGGGGAATTAAGTTCTGCCCCACAGACGTTTCCAAATGCTACGTGGCCTCTGGTGATGGCACCATAACCATGCAGAGCTTTGAGGGCCTCCCGAGTGAGACGCTGTCTCGAACCCCTGAATGCAGTCATGATCACCACAGTCTTTGGTGAGGACTCGACTGGCCGTAGTTTGGTAGAGGCGCTTTGTGCTGGGATGATGCGGTTGTAAGGTTTGCCTGGGAGTTTTTGTTGGTCATCTGGCATTTCTTCTTACATTCACAGATTCTATAGTAGCACTGCAATGTACAGAACAGCAACTGTAGAGGGAAGCATTGTCATGTCAGATTTGCTTTAGAAGCCCAACACTTTGCTCTAAGAAATGACCTTGATGACCTGCTTGACTAACACAGTAGTGACAGTACTGTCATAATACATACACATAACACAAGCATTTGCTTTTGCTTTAGATTCTGCATTTGTGCAATTTTTATGCGAATCATAAGCTAAGTATGAAGCTTTAAAATCTCTGACTCTTCTGCAGTTACTGGTACTGCTGTTTGGACGTGTCAGTGAGCCGCCAGATGCTTGTGACTGGAGACAATGGAGGAAATCTGCTTCTACTCGGGCTGGATGGAAAAGAGGTGAGTGCCAAGCGCATATTTGAGATTCACTTTGAAATATCATTGATAACTAGTACAGTTCTGACCAGTACATTCTTCCTTGGACCATCCcaacattttaagccatttctCTGTTcaaatgtagattttaaatcaaaAGCTGCACAAGGCCAAAGTGACCCACGCGGAATTCAACCCTCGCTGTGACTGGCTAATGGCCACGGCATCTGTAGACGGCAGGGTCAAGCTGTGGGACCTCAGGAACATTAAGAACAAGAGCAGTTACTTGCATGAAATTGTACACGAGAAGGCTGTTAATGCTGGTAGGAAGTGAACATAAGCCCATGAAGTACAAGCCACAGCATGTAATTTTCTGGATGaatgtctcacacactctctttttttatttgtctatGCATAGCATATTTCAACCCTGTGGATAGCACCAAGCTCCTCACCACAGACCAAATGAACGAGATCAGGGTATATTCTTCATGTGACTGGTCCAAGCCAGCTCAGGTTATTGTACATCCACACCGGCAATTTCAGCACTTAACGCCCATCAAGGTAGAAAACAACAGCTGCTCgcactgtattttttatttatataaataatatattaaatcttttttattgctgtgttgtatgtgaatttttatttttgtgatgtaTTTATTTCAGGCAACCTGGCATCCCACATATGACCTCATTGTTGCTGGCCGTTATCCAGATAACCGTGTCTGTCCCGGTGATGAAAGAACTATTGATATCTACAATGCTAATAATGGCAAGCTTGTTTTTCGGCTGAAAGACCCCAGTACACGTGGTATTGTTTCTGTAAGTGTCCATTTCCTTGCTCTCAGTGATTA is a window from the Hoplias malabaricus isolate fHopMal1 chromosome 11, fHopMal1.hap1, whole genome shotgun sequence genome containing:
- the ddb2 gene encoding LOW QUALITY PROTEIN: DNA damage-binding protein 2 (The sequence of the model RefSeq protein was modified relative to this genomic sequence to represent the inferred CDS: inserted 1 base in 1 codon), translated to MPNVDSERKVLIIDRFQKESWCKMARGKATEEKKTTRAARKRQQEESPETLSKKLKAKKDEGSSPEAETYIQASVKWTGGLKKCSQISIPQFIYQSSLGQSIRSHIRQCLQEPFIRSLDSYRLHRTASPFDRRITCLEWHPTHPSTLAVGSKGGDIILWDYDALNKSTFIQGMGAGDSVTCMKFNPFNTNQLFTSSVGGTTALRDFSGSVIQLFAHTSSWDYWYCCLDVSVSRQMLVTGDNGGNLLLLGLDGKEILNQKLHKAKVTHAEFNPRCDWLMATASVDGRVKLWDLRNIKNKSSYLHEIVHEKAVNAAYFNPVDSTKLLTTDQMNEIRVYSSCDWSKPAQVIVHPHRQFQHLTPIKATWHPTYDLIVAGRYPDNRVCPGDERTIDIYNANNGKLVFRLKDPSTRGIVSLNKFNPMGDVLASGMGYNILIWSRDDTMSHVPGQSVEGTQAAGRAGSSRDTRGNAQRARNERRGTAGGAKLKKKXGITGIDRDQVKDQKQD